From a region of the Sporichthyaceae bacterium genome:
- a CDS encoding fumarate reductase/succinate dehydrogenase flavoprotein subunit, which translates to MQIPPPSQRRVYECDVLVIGGGTAGTMAALTAAQHGSAVLLLEKAHVRHSGALAMGMDGVNNAVIPGKATPEDYVVDITVANDGIVNQRTIYQTATRGFDMVRRLESYGVKFEKDEHDEYAVRQVHRSGSYVLPMPEGRDVKKVLYRTLRARDVRSRVTIENRIMPVRVLTQGGRAVGAVGFDTRSGEFITITAGAVILSAGACGRLGLPASGYLYGTYENPTNAGDGYAMAYHAGAELSGIECFQINPLIKDYNGPACAYVANPFGGYQVNADGNRFVDCDYWSGQMMSEFKQELDSARGPIYLKLSHLPDATITAIENILHTTERPSRGTFHANRGHDYRTRDIEMHISEIGLCSGHSASGVWIDENAATTVPGLYAAGDMALVPHNYMIGAFVYGSIAGEHAARFAGDTALATTLPEDQIRAAHELIYGPLAYPDGPPQPQVEYKLRRFVNDYLQPPKTAHYLERGLESFERMRTEIATMGARTPHELMRCAEVSFIRDCAEMAARSSLTRTESRWGLYHQRADLPRRDDARWFCHLNLRKDEAGQMEMLTRPVAPYIVPVPGFIRPDGVADEAAPELVGAAKAWA; encoded by the coding sequence GTGCAGATCCCACCACCGTCGCAGCGGCGCGTGTACGAGTGCGATGTCCTGGTCATCGGCGGAGGCACCGCGGGCACCATGGCGGCGCTCACGGCAGCACAGCACGGCAGCGCAGTCCTGCTGTTGGAGAAAGCTCACGTACGTCATTCCGGAGCGTTGGCGATGGGTATGGACGGCGTGAACAACGCCGTCATTCCAGGTAAGGCCACTCCCGAGGATTACGTCGTCGACATTACTGTCGCCAACGACGGGATCGTCAATCAACGCACCATTTATCAAACAGCGACCCGTGGCTTCGACATGGTACGCCGACTGGAAAGTTATGGAGTCAAGTTCGAGAAGGACGAGCACGACGAGTACGCGGTTCGCCAGGTGCACCGCTCCGGCAGCTACGTGCTGCCGATGCCCGAGGGGCGCGACGTCAAGAAGGTCCTCTACCGGACACTGCGGGCGCGGGACGTACGTTCCCGCGTCACGATCGAGAACCGGATCATGCCGGTACGGGTTCTCACCCAGGGCGGTCGCGCCGTCGGCGCTGTCGGGTTCGACACCCGCAGCGGCGAGTTCATCACGATCACGGCGGGCGCGGTGATCCTGTCCGCCGGTGCCTGCGGCCGCCTCGGCCTGCCGGCCAGCGGATATCTCTACGGTACTTATGAGAACCCCACCAACGCGGGGGACGGATATGCGATGGCGTATCACGCGGGCGCGGAACTCAGTGGCATCGAGTGTTTCCAGATCAACCCGTTGATCAAGGATTACAACGGGCCGGCCTGTGCCTACGTGGCAAATCCGTTCGGCGGATATCAGGTAAATGCCGACGGTAATCGTTTTGTCGATTGCGACTACTGGTCGGGTCAGATGATGTCGGAATTCAAACAGGAGCTCGACAGCGCCCGGGGGCCCATCTATCTGAAGTTGTCGCACCTGCCGGATGCCACGATCACTGCAATCGAAAACATTCTGCACACCACGGAGCGACCGAGTCGCGGGACGTTCCACGCGAACCGGGGGCACGACTATCGCACTCGGGACATCGAGATGCATATTTCCGAGATCGGCCTTTGCAGCGGCCATTCCGCCTCCGGCGTGTGGATCGACGAGAACGCCGCAACCACCGTTCCTGGGTTGTACGCGGCCGGGGACATGGCGTTGGTGCCGCACAACTACATGATTGGAGCCTTCGTGTACGGCTCGATCGCCGGCGAGCATGCGGCCCGCTTCGCCGGTGACACCGCCCTGGCCACGACCTTGCCCGAGGACCAGATCCGGGCAGCACATGAACTGATCTACGGCCCCTTGGCCTACCCCGACGGCCCACCTCAGCCGCAGGTCGAATACAAGCTGCGCCGGTTCGTCAACGACTATCTGCAACCGCCCAAGACCGCGCACTACCTCGAGCGCGGTCTGGAAAGTTTCGAGCGGATGCGGACCGAGATCGCCACGATGGGCGCACGGACTCCGCACGAGTTGATGCGCTGCGCCGAGGTCAGCTTCATCCGGGACTGCGCCGAGATGGCGGCCCGGTCCTCCCTCACTCGGACCGAGAGCCGATGGGGCCTCTACCACCAACGCGCCGATCTGCCCCGCCGGGACGATGCCCGCTGGTTCTGCCATCTGAACCTGCGCAAGGACGAGGCCGGGCAGATGGAGATGCTCACCCGACCGGTCGCGCCGTACATCGTGCCGGTCCCCGGGTTCATCCGCCCGGACGGCGTCGCGGACGAGGCTGCACCTGAGCTGGTCGGCGCAGCGAAGGCGTGGGCGTGA
- a CDS encoding ABC transporter substrate-binding protein, whose translation MTRPSLTRGRVRTGAAGLLATSLLAAGCTASSAAASTVTVDVGYQSKTINTINAGTLLRDRGTFEAKLAALGKTTGTTYSVHWLDFPSGPPLTAQMLADKVDIGSMGDYPTLVNGSKTAQYADSKSELIGITGYNLRGSLNQIVVPPDSPAHTLADLRGQVISTSIGSAAHGMIANAVGHVGMSLSDVRLLNQEPSVGASALMNHQVAALGQFVPWPQLMVFRKQGRLLYDGGTNNVATFHAVLARQSYAKAHPEVMQAFLESVKDTSDYINAQPLAAAQRVATITGIEPEVVYLYNGPNGLVTFDPTIKQPLTDAMATDLPFLKDLGSVTNLDLGQFVNDQYVRAAYGAGYDTTRASLTDPDTLHGTDTACNLPVDNPRTASEVWFAGQDVTSLAASPTCALQQIATHTGAVRAAYVPDTVTGTRLFADAAVWVLDPTAEPASRLLPFALDTDAAGYVISHPQARQMDYPSALARFAAA comes from the coding sequence ATGACGCGGCCCAGCCTGACCCGGGGACGGGTCCGGACCGGCGCAGCCGGACTGCTGGCCACCAGTCTGCTCGCGGCCGGCTGCACGGCCAGTTCGGCAGCCGCATCGACGGTCACCGTCGATGTCGGCTACCAGTCCAAGACGATAAACACGATCAACGCCGGAACACTGCTACGCGACCGGGGCACCTTCGAGGCCAAGCTTGCCGCGTTGGGCAAGACGACCGGCACCACCTACAGCGTCCACTGGTTGGACTTCCCATCCGGTCCCCCGTTGACCGCGCAGATGCTCGCGGACAAGGTCGACATCGGTTCGATGGGCGATTACCCGACCCTGGTGAACGGTTCCAAGACCGCTCAGTACGCGGACTCCAAATCCGAACTGATCGGGATCACCGGCTACAACCTGCGCGGATCACTGAACCAGATCGTTGTCCCGCCGGACTCCCCGGCGCACACCCTCGCCGATCTGCGCGGCCAGGTGATCTCCACCAGCATCGGCTCCGCAGCCCACGGCATGATCGCCAACGCCGTGGGGCATGTCGGGATGAGCCTCTCCGATGTCCGGCTGCTCAACCAGGAGCCATCGGTCGGGGCCTCGGCGCTGATGAACCATCAGGTTGCGGCGCTGGGGCAATTCGTTCCCTGGCCGCAGTTGATGGTGTTCCGCAAGCAGGGACGGTTGCTCTACGACGGAGGCACCAACAACGTCGCAACCTTCCATGCGGTGCTTGCCCGGCAGTCCTATGCCAAGGCGCACCCGGAGGTGATGCAGGCCTTCCTGGAATCGGTGAAGGACACCTCGGACTACATCAACGCGCAGCCCCTGGCGGCGGCGCAACGGGTCGCGACGATCACCGGGATCGAGCCCGAGGTCGTCTACCTCTACAACGGACCGAACGGGCTGGTGACCTTCGACCCGACGATAAAACAACCGTTGACCGATGCGATGGCCACCGACCTGCCGTTCCTCAAGGACCTGGGATCGGTGACGAATCTCGACCTCGGCCAGTTCGTCAACGACCAGTACGTGCGGGCGGCCTACGGGGCCGGCTACGACACCACCCGCGCGAGCCTCACCGACCCGGACACCCTGCACGGCACCGACACCGCCTGCAACCTGCCCGTGGACAACCCGCGCACCGCTTCGGAGGTCTGGTTCGCCGGACAGGACGTCACCTCCCTTGCCGCAAGCCCAACCTGCGCCCTGCAGCAGATCGCCACACATACCGGCGCCGTCCGCGCGGCCTACGTTCCGGACACCGTCACCGGCACCCGGTTGTTCGCCGACGCGGCCGTCTGGGTCCTCGACCCGACCGCGGAGCCCGCTTCCCGGTTGCTGCCCTTCGCGCTGGACACCGACGCTGCCGGCTATGTGATCAGTCACCCGCAAGCCCGCCAGATGGACTATCCGAGCGCCCTTGCCCGCTTCGCCGCCGCGTGA
- a CDS encoding HEAT repeat domain-containing protein: MTSSRILALLELADECPSEDELAGFLNDPDPDVRRTALSVLSEATEDWTISSPIFARALDDTDESVREQAVDLLGELREVLVAGPEFAQALRDAAAHPEAVIRVAAIGALWRHRLCLVPELSRWLRDPEPQVRGEVVLGLVSLDALDLLGQAATDTSSAVRLAAARGIAAVGDPRGTATLIALAGDPELLVRAAALSGMSQTGCSTEAALIAQAALGESAWQVRQGAANALSAADPGESAHALIGAANDDNLDVRKAAIKALGSWLPARPELRAVLEAAQNDLDADVRAYARMSLHPNP, from the coding sequence ATGACCTCGAGCCGAATCCTCGCGCTGCTGGAACTGGCCGACGAGTGTCCCTCCGAGGACGAGCTGGCCGGGTTCCTCAACGATCCCGATCCGGATGTGCGCCGGACCGCACTCAGCGTCCTCAGCGAGGCCACCGAGGACTGGACCATCTCCTCGCCGATCTTCGCGCGGGCCCTGGACGACACCGACGAATCCGTCCGCGAACAGGCCGTCGATCTGCTGGGCGAGTTGCGCGAGGTCCTGGTCGCCGGACCGGAGTTCGCCCAGGCCCTACGCGATGCGGCCGCTCACCCGGAGGCCGTCATCCGGGTGGCCGCCATCGGAGCCTTGTGGCGCCACCGGCTCTGCCTGGTGCCCGAGCTGAGCCGCTGGCTGCGTGATCCGGAGCCGCAGGTGCGCGGTGAGGTCGTGCTCGGCCTGGTGTCCCTGGATGCCCTCGACCTGCTGGGCCAGGCGGCCACCGACACCAGTTCCGCTGTCCGACTCGCCGCCGCACGCGGCATCGCCGCCGTTGGCGATCCCCGCGGAACGGCCACCCTGATCGCCTTGGCGGGCGATCCCGAACTGCTGGTCCGAGCCGCCGCGCTGAGCGGCATGTCCCAGACCGGATGCAGCACCGAGGCGGCGCTGATCGCCCAGGCCGCGCTGGGCGAATCCGCCTGGCAGGTCCGCCAGGGCGCCGCCAACGCGCTTTCGGCGGCCGATCCCGGTGAGAGCGCGCACGCCCTCATCGGGGCCGCCAACGACGACAACCTCGACGTGCGCAAGGCGGCGATCAAAGCCCTGGGCTCCTGGTTGCCTGCACGCCCCGAGCTGCGGGCGGTGCTGGAGGCCGCGCAGAACGATCTCGACGCCGACGTACGTGCCTACGCGCGAATGAGCCTGCACCCGAATCCGTGA
- a CDS encoding GntR family transcriptional regulator, which translates to MDALAGSAPDGDEADGWEASRSRAERARNVADVLRHQITAGTFGSDLLPDERTLSEQLGASRNAIREALGLLRAERLIERRQGVGTMIVMPKLGHGLDRLAGLAEALVDAGPVTNEVRAAHRVRNPPEAIVRRLELSPGQGAVYIERLRHLGGIPLSLDSTYLTDDIGESLLERDLAGRDIFALIEEITGQRLGSAEISVHAVIADPDTAGLLQIPGGSAVFAFERLTRLIDGRPVDAESMHIRADRLTLRATLLRGGDPEVIPP; encoded by the coding sequence ATGGACGCCCTCGCCGGTTCCGCTCCTGACGGCGATGAGGCCGACGGCTGGGAGGCGTCGCGTTCGCGTGCTGAGCGCGCGCGCAATGTGGCCGATGTGCTGCGTCACCAGATCACGGCGGGGACGTTCGGCTCCGATCTGTTGCCCGACGAGCGGACCCTGAGCGAGCAGTTGGGGGCCAGCCGCAACGCGATCCGCGAAGCGCTCGGCCTGCTGCGTGCGGAGCGACTGATCGAGCGTCGCCAGGGCGTCGGAACGATGATCGTGATGCCGAAACTTGGGCATGGTCTGGATCGGCTCGCCGGCCTTGCCGAAGCTCTCGTCGACGCCGGGCCCGTGACCAACGAGGTCCGAGCCGCGCACCGGGTCCGGAATCCTCCCGAAGCCATCGTTCGCCGGCTCGAGCTCTCGCCGGGCCAGGGAGCGGTATACATCGAACGGTTACGTCACCTCGGCGGGATCCCGCTCTCGCTCGACAGTACCTATCTCACCGACGACATCGGTGAAAGTCTGCTCGAGCGTGATCTCGCCGGCCGCGACATCTTCGCCCTGATCGAGGAGATCACCGGGCAGCGGCTGGGCTCGGCCGAGATCTCGGTGCACGCCGTCATCGCCGACCCCGACACGGCCGGCCTGCTGCAAATCCCAGGGGGCTCGGCGGTGTTCGCCTTCGAGAGACTCACCCGGCTGATCGACGGGCGCCCGGTGGACGCGGAATCAATGCACATCCGCGCCGATCGACTCACGTTACGAGCCACATTGTTGCGCGGTGGGGACCCCGAGGTGATTCCCCCGTAG
- a CDS encoding ABC transporter ATP-binding protein, with product MIPPDEASDTTTVGAHVALADLRIGFGNMLAAHVDLDVAPGEIVVLLGPSGCGKSTILRTLAGLLRQTSGTAEVDGAPVGGSTSRCAMVFQEDALLPWRSARGNVEYALRLRGVDRAHRRAEARALLAQVGLEEFAEHLPGQLSGGMRQRVQLARTLATRPRVLLMDEPFAALDAQTRSEMQQLLITVWEHYRTTILFVTHDVSEALLLADRVVLLSPRPARVTGTIDLPNPRRPGAQFEPEFARRRYEILAHLAQTPADAMAAQQV from the coding sequence ATGATCCCCCCCGACGAAGCTTCCGATACCACGACGGTGGGCGCCCATGTCGCACTCGCCGACTTACGGATCGGGTTCGGCAACATGCTCGCCGCACACGTCGACCTCGACGTCGCACCCGGTGAGATCGTCGTGCTGCTCGGTCCGTCCGGCTGCGGCAAATCCACCATCCTGCGAACACTGGCCGGACTGCTGCGCCAGACCTCGGGCACCGCCGAGGTCGACGGGGCCCCGGTCGGCGGGTCCACCAGCCGCTGCGCCATGGTCTTCCAGGAGGACGCTCTGCTCCCCTGGCGATCGGCTCGAGGCAATGTCGAGTACGCCCTCAGACTCCGCGGGGTGGACCGGGCACACCGCCGCGCCGAGGCCCGCGCCCTCCTCGCCCAGGTCGGCCTCGAGGAGTTCGCCGAGCACCTGCCCGGCCAGCTTTCGGGCGGAATGCGGCAGCGGGTCCAACTGGCTCGGACCCTCGCCACCCGCCCGCGGGTCCTGCTCATGGACGAACCGTTCGCGGCGCTGGACGCGCAGACTCGCTCAGAGATGCAGCAGCTGCTGATCACCGTCTGGGAGCACTACCGCACCACCATTCTGTTCGTCACCCACGACGTCAGTGAGGCCCTCTTGCTGGCCGACCGGGTCGTCCTGCTGAGCCCCCGACCCGCTCGGGTCACCGGGACCATCGACCTCCCGAATCCGCGGCGTCCCGGCGCCCAGTTCGAACCGGAGTTCGCGCGGCGGCGTTACGAGATCCTCGCGCACCTGGCCCAGACCCCAGCCGACGCGATGGCCGCCCAACAAGTCTGA
- a CDS encoding Mrp/NBP35 family ATP-binding protein encodes MTTTADIRTRTPPTTEQVQAALATVNDPEIRKPLTELGMVKDVTIDSTGLVTVTLYLTVAGCPLKQTLTRDTTAAVSSIEGVRAVVVVMDVMSDEQRTALRRRLRGDQDEPVIPFAQPGSLTKVYCIASGKGGVGKSSVTVNLAAALAARGLSVGVLDADIHGHSVPRMLGVTATPTQVEKMIMPPVAHGIKVISVGMFTDGNAPVIWRGPMLHRALNQFLADVFWGDLDVLLLDLPPGTGDVAISLAQLLPSAEIIVVTTPQPAAAEVAERAGSIAKQTGQRVVGVIENMSWLTLADGTRDAIFGAGGGQLVADALTRELGMHVPLLGQVPMERGLRAGGDTGHPLVLADPSSPAAAVLISVAQRLRSRRHGLAGRRLAVSPVEKSHSRTAP; translated from the coding sequence ATGACCACCACAGCAGACATCCGGACACGGACGCCACCCACGACCGAGCAGGTGCAGGCCGCGCTGGCCACCGTCAACGACCCGGAAATCAGAAAGCCGCTGACCGAGCTGGGCATGGTGAAGGACGTCACCATCGACTCGACCGGACTGGTCACCGTCACCCTCTACCTGACTGTGGCCGGATGCCCGCTCAAACAGACACTCACCCGCGACACCACCGCCGCCGTCAGCTCCATCGAGGGCGTGCGCGCGGTAGTTGTCGTGATGGACGTGATGAGCGATGAACAACGAACCGCGCTGCGCCGCCGACTGCGCGGGGATCAGGACGAGCCGGTGATCCCGTTCGCCCAACCCGGTTCGCTCACCAAGGTGTACTGCATCGCCTCCGGCAAAGGTGGCGTCGGGAAGTCCAGCGTCACAGTCAACCTCGCCGCCGCCCTCGCCGCGCGTGGACTGTCGGTCGGCGTGCTCGACGCTGACATCCACGGCCACTCGGTGCCCAGGATGCTCGGGGTCACAGCCACCCCCACCCAGGTCGAGAAGATGATCATGCCTCCGGTGGCCCACGGCATCAAGGTGATCTCCGTGGGGATGTTCACCGACGGCAACGCCCCTGTCATCTGGCGCGGACCGATGCTGCACCGGGCACTGAACCAGTTCCTGGCCGATGTGTTCTGGGGCGACCTGGACGTGCTGCTGCTCGATCTGCCACCAGGCACGGGCGACGTGGCGATCTCCCTGGCCCAGCTGTTGCCGAGCGCCGAGATCATCGTGGTCACCACCCCGCAACCAGCCGCGGCGGAGGTGGCCGAGCGCGCCGGGTCGATTGCCAAGCAAACCGGCCAGCGAGTCGTGGGCGTCATCGAGAACATGTCCTGGCTGACGCTGGCGGACGGCACCCGTGACGCCATCTTCGGCGCCGGCGGAGGACAACTGGTCGCCGACGCACTCACCCGGGAACTCGGGATGCACGTGCCGCTGCTGGGCCAGGTCCCGATGGAAAGGGGACTGCGCGCGGGAGGCGACACCGGCCACCCGCTGGTCCTGGCCGACCCGTCCAGCCCAGCCGCCGCGGTGCTGATCTCCGTGGCGCAGCGACTGCGCTCGCGCCGGCACGGCCTCGCCGGCCGGCGCCTGGCCGTCAGCCCGGTGGAGAAATCGCATTCAAGGACAGCACCGTGA
- a CDS encoding ferredoxin family protein: MTLVTQQRSDVPVTVDETRCIDGCTLCVDMCPLDSLAIHPDSGKAYMHVDECWYCGPCAARCPVGAVTVNIPFLLR; encoded by the coding sequence ATGACACTGGTGACACAGCAACGAAGTGACGTACCGGTCACCGTCGATGAGACGAGATGCATCGACGGCTGCACCCTCTGTGTGGACATGTGCCCGCTGGACTCCCTCGCCATCCATCCGGACAGCGGCAAGGCCTACATGCACGTCGACGAGTGCTGGTACTGCGGCCCTTGCGCAGCCAGGTGCCCGGTCGGCGCCGTCACCGTCAACATCCCCTTCCTGCTCCGATGA
- a CDS encoding ABC transporter permease yields MIAVLALWQLLTANHVHLWLNFTKLPTPTEVFSELQAQLKSGTYYRNLLSSMERIVIGFELAAVTGVLVGIAVGRSRLAACALRPLIEIARPIPAIALVPLAILLFPSSEEGIIFITYFAAFFPVVVSTIHAMQALPTVWEDAARTMGAGRVSILLNVVIPGALPGIFAGLSVAMGVSWICVISAEMISGQFGIGYYTWQSYGLLDYAGVVVGMLSIGALGFLTSWVIERVGARVNRWLPRGAR; encoded by the coding sequence GTGATCGCCGTGCTGGCGCTGTGGCAACTGCTCACCGCCAACCACGTCCACCTGTGGTTGAACTTCACCAAGTTGCCGACACCGACCGAGGTGTTCTCCGAGCTTCAGGCGCAGCTGAAAAGTGGGACGTACTACCGCAACCTGCTCTCCAGCATGGAGCGGATCGTGATCGGCTTCGAGCTGGCCGCGGTGACCGGCGTGCTCGTGGGTATTGCCGTAGGCCGCTCCCGCCTCGCCGCCTGCGCGCTGCGACCACTGATCGAGATCGCCCGCCCGATCCCCGCAATCGCCCTGGTGCCCCTCGCGATCCTGCTGTTCCCCAGCAGCGAGGAAGGCATCATCTTCATTACCTACTTCGCGGCGTTCTTCCCCGTGGTCGTCAGCACCATCCACGCGATGCAGGCCTTGCCGACTGTGTGGGAGGACGCCGCGCGCACCATGGGTGCCGGGCGAGTCTCGATCCTGCTGAATGTGGTGATCCCGGGGGCCCTGCCGGGGATCTTCGCCGGCCTGTCGGTCGCGATGGGGGTGTCCTGGATCTGCGTGATCAGCGCCGAAATGATTTCGGGCCAGTTCGGGATCGGCTATTACACCTGGCAGTCCTACGGGCTGCTCGACTACGCCGGGGTCGTGGTGGGGATGTTGTCCATCGGGGCGCTGGGGTTCCTCACCTCGTGGGTCATCGAACGAGTCGGCGCCCGGGTGAATCGTTGGCTGCCCAGGGGCGCCCGATGA
- a CDS encoding class I adenylate-forming enzyme family protein yields MSFRWGTEIAPRSGAVPFLMYSPRRTHVCDLLTDAARWRGRTALVRGEQRLSFGEMFDRVESAAGALHQHGVRPGDRILLLAPNSVEWVVAMWAGLRIGAVVALGNGWWSAPEVAHATGLIAPAVVLADRPRRDLIPAEVRALDLDVVCLQTDSAAPPRPAAPEDGPALIVFTAGTTGMAKGVTLAHRSIIANLHNLLAMSGRLPHQIDPDRAPVVNLQSGPLFHMGGVQSLMLGLLGGATVVFLSGRFNPTEVLELLQRERVTVWGAVPTMAARVLEHPEIGKYDLTSVRSISMGGAPVQPQLVERLRRHFLSAKRGMSTIYGMTETGGTVTAASGALMAEHPSTAGRPLPVVELRIADPDDNGDGEIVVRTPGQMIGYWGEAHADIVDADGFVHTGDQGRIVDGLLFVTGRLKDLIIRGGENIAPAHVEAALLTHPAVQNAAVIGRPDDDLGEVVAAAVQVAHPEDVTETELLAHVRELVAKFAVPSQWWIRTEPLPMTVAGKLDKRSLAAAWAACSRELVGRPGLEPGTEGS; encoded by the coding sequence ATGAGTTTCCGCTGGGGAACCGAGATCGCGCCACGGTCCGGCGCGGTCCCGTTCCTGATGTACTCACCGCGCCGGACCCACGTCTGCGACCTGCTCACCGACGCCGCCCGGTGGCGCGGGCGCACTGCACTGGTCCGCGGGGAGCAACGGCTGAGCTTCGGCGAGATGTTCGACCGGGTGGAGTCCGCGGCCGGCGCGCTCCATCAGCACGGCGTACGTCCCGGCGACCGCATTCTGTTGCTGGCGCCCAATTCGGTCGAGTGGGTGGTCGCGATGTGGGCGGGCCTGCGGATCGGCGCGGTCGTCGCCCTGGGCAACGGCTGGTGGAGCGCCCCCGAGGTCGCGCACGCCACCGGACTCATCGCGCCCGCTGTGGTGCTGGCGGACCGACCGCGCCGGGACTTGATCCCGGCGGAGGTCCGCGCGCTGGACCTGGACGTCGTCTGTCTGCAGACCGATTCCGCTGCTCCGCCGCGACCGGCTGCGCCGGAGGACGGCCCCGCATTGATCGTCTTCACCGCGGGTACCACCGGCATGGCCAAGGGCGTGACGTTGGCGCACCGGTCGATCATCGCGAATCTGCACAACCTCCTGGCGATGTCCGGACGGCTGCCGCACCAGATCGATCCCGACCGGGCACCGGTGGTCAACCTGCAGAGCGGGCCGCTGTTCCACATGGGTGGCGTGCAGTCGCTGATGCTCGGCCTGCTCGGTGGTGCGACCGTAGTGTTCCTGTCCGGCCGCTTCAACCCCACCGAGGTTCTCGAACTGCTGCAACGTGAGCGGGTCACGGTGTGGGGCGCCGTGCCGACGATGGCCGCCCGGGTGCTCGAGCACCCTGAGATCGGCAAGTACGACCTGACCTCGGTCCGGTCCATCTCCATGGGCGGCGCCCCGGTCCAGCCCCAACTGGTCGAGCGGCTGCGCCGCCACTTCCTGTCGGCCAAGCGCGGGATGTCCACGATCTACGGGATGACCGAGACTGGCGGCACCGTCACCGCCGCCTCCGGGGCGTTGATGGCCGAACACCCGAGCACCGCCGGACGCCCCCTGCCGGTGGTCGAACTGCGCATCGCCGATCCGGACGACAATGGCGACGGCGAGATCGTGGTGCGCACCCCTGGTCAGATGATCGGCTACTGGGGCGAGGCCCACGCGGATATCGTCGACGCCGACGGGTTCGTCCACACCGGCGACCAAGGCCGGATCGTCGACGGATTGCTTTTCGTCACCGGTCGGCTGAAGGACCTCATCATCCGCGGCGGCGAGAACATCGCCCCGGCCCACGTCGAGGCCGCCCTGCTCACTCACCCCGCCGTGCAGAACGCCGCGGTCATCGGCCGGCCGGATGACGACCTGGGCGAAGTGGTGGCCGCCGCGGTCCAGGTGGCCCACCCCGAGGACGTCACCGAGACCGAACTGCTGGCCCACGTCCGCGAACTTGTGGCCAAGTTCGCGGTTCCCAGCCAGTGGTGGATCCGCACCGAACCGCTTCCGATGACCGTTGCCGGGAAGCTCGACAAACGTTCGCTGGCCGCCGCATGGGCAGCCTGCTCAAGAGAACTCGTGGGGCGGCCGGGACTCGAACCCGGGACCGAGGGATCATGA
- the fdxA gene encoding ferredoxin codes for MTYVIGSACVDVTDRACMDECPVDCIYVGGRMAYVNPEECIDCSACEPVCPVEAITPLDDVVDAAFIEENARFFTEALPGRPKPLGTPGGATKLGRIGADTAFVTAYLAS; via the coding sequence ATGACCTACGTCATCGGATCGGCCTGCGTGGATGTCACCGACCGCGCGTGCATGGACGAATGCCCCGTGGACTGCATCTATGTCGGCGGCCGCATGGCCTACGTGAACCCGGAGGAGTGCATCGACTGCAGCGCCTGCGAGCCGGTGTGCCCCGTCGAGGCCATCACACCACTCGACGACGTCGTCGACGCCGCGTTCATCGAGGAGAACGCTCGTTTCTTCACCGAAGCACTGCCCGGGCGCCCCAAGCCGCTCGGCACACCCGGCGGTGCCACCAAACTCGGCCGGATCGGTGCCGACACGGCATTCGTCACCGCTTATCTGGCCTCATGA